From a single Fusobacterium sp. IOR10 genomic region:
- a CDS encoding virulence RhuM family protein: MAELFGKNKRTISEHIKNIFKDKELDESAVVRKFRTTAKDDKNYNTNYYNLDVIISVGYRVKSKRGTQFRIWAMNILKEYLIKGYVINEKKLKAENIKLIELQKTLKILKRTFENN, from the coding sequence ATGGCAGAATTATTTGGGAAAAATAAAAGAACTATTTCTGAACATATAAAAAATATATTTAAAGATAAAGAATTAGATGAATCAGCAGTTGTCCGGAAATTCCGGACAACTGCCAAAGATGATAAAAACTATAATACAAATTATTACAATTTAGATGTAATTATCTCGGTTGGATATAGGGTTAAATCTAAAAGGGGAACCCAATTTAGAATTTGGGCAATGAATATCTTGAAAGAGTATTTAATTAAGGGATATGTTATCAATGAAAAGAAATTAAAAGCCGAGAATATTAAATTAATTGAATTACAAAAGACCCTTAAAATTTTAAAGAGAACCTTTGAAAATAATTGA